CAGCCCCTGGAAGATCCCATCCACCCCGTTAGCCATCAAGACAGGAATTagacttctaaactgtgagcctgtttctagactgtgagcccactgttgggtagggactgtctctatatgttgccaacttgtacttcccaagcgcttagtacagtgctctgcacacagtaagcgctcaataaatatgactgaatgaatgaatgaacctcctctgCCAGCCACACTAGGTTTCTAGCATTCTCGACCCTCACTGTGCCTTTCCATCCGTGCATGCCAGTAGCCAGAACCGACTTAGTTAACTCCTTCAGGGGCCAGGGTCACTGTGCATATGGAGAGGTTTTGGCTTGTGGCAAAGACTATCACCGTGGACTTGGGATTTAGGAAAAGCCTTACAACATTTCCAAAAAGCAAAAGCATCTAAAGGAAGCGATGCTCCTTTGGTGGAAATGACAGTGCCATGGTATCCTTGATCACGTAAGTGGAGGTCCTTCTTTTGGCCACTTTCACCTGGCTGCAATGTCCTTTTCCACCCCAAGGAACACAGCGTCCTTTCCCTACCACCAGTCTGGGCTAAGTTAACTCAGATGCCCAGCTAGGGAACAGTGGTGTCTTTTTGGAGTTCCAgcaaaaggaggggggaagaagcatGCAGAGGCAATGGGATTTCATGAGCTCTTCTCCTGTTTTCCCGTCTGGCATGGGCATGTGAGGGGAATTCCACTGGGATGGAGGCCTCCACTCCTGGATTCTGGGGGATGGTCCCAGCAGGTAATTCACTTGATAAGGCTCATTCTGGCCACACATGGTCTGGCTGGCTCAGAGGCCAGTTGGCTTGGCAAGGGGACAGAACCGGCGATAGCAACACAGGAATCGACTAGATGAAGGGGGTTGGGAAGTGCCGGCTACTACTGGCTTCATCAGTCAGCAGCACTTCCTGCCtcaagaggaggatggagaaacCACTGTAGTCCCTTGTGCCGGATGAGTTCACCGACGAAGGGGAGGTAAGGAGAAGTTGTTTCAGCAGCTAAATCCTCCACAAGAATTCCAACTCATGAGATTCCTACACTTTTAGTCAGTCTAGCACACAAGGGTGAGGAGGACACCATCAATAAAACAAATCAAATTGCCATGTTCATAATTCTTTGTAGACTAGTAAACTTCACAAGGAAGTAGAAGAAAAGCCCTAAATAAGGTTCACCCAATATCAGCACTGAGAGGCCTTTACCCCATCCACACAAAAACCTGGCCCAAGCCCTGAATACTGGGGGAATGCATCAAGAGGTAAGAACGGTCAATTTGAGTTTAAATAAAAGCAGTTTTGCTCCCGGGTTACTGTCCAGTTTTCCAGCTTCAGGCTCAGGTGTGAGAGTTTGGTAAGTTGCCCACCTGCTCCCAAAGCTTAAAGCCACTTTCCTAGGTTACAGGCTTTGTGGAGATCCAACAAGAGGGGCAATACTGCCCCCAGCCTCTAGTGCCCCCACGTGGACCTGCCTCCCCTCCAGCCAGCTCATACCTCCTGCCTCCAAAATCACCCTCTCTGTCTACTCCCAAGTCCACATACTCCAAACACAGCCAAGGGTGTTGGGCAGGAccttctgcctctgtttccttcctgAATTCATTCCAGGATTCAATGGGAAGCGTCCAATCGACTCGAGTGGGGGAAACGGCCTGCTGCGGAAGAATAAAGCCAGATGGAATATCCTCCCCACCGGCCATGGTTTTGTGCTCTCTGACAGTCTGTGGTCAAGGAGCACAAAGTGGGCTCAAGGTTTGTGCCACTGCAACAGGCCTAGTGGATTCCTCTGACTCCATCACCAGGTTTTCTGggcttctttccttccctgcatCTTTGTGAGCTGGTGATTCCACGTGTGGGTCTCTTGGCTTTGAATCTCCAGATGTGAGCATTGGAATATTTTTAGCTTGAACAAGTCCCCACGAGACCCAACGGAGAACCGCCCAAGCTGAACTAAATGAGGTAACCATGAGAGGTGATGGCACCCATTGAGCCCCCGTAGGGGGCACAGTGCTGTGCCAGACACCAGACTGTTCAGAGAAATGTCTCCTTAGAAGCTGTCCCCATCATCCCAGAGGAAGTACTCATTGAGGATTCTTCCATAAAGCCATGGACCCTCGCAATGGCAATCTGAAGAcatttggaggtggggtgagggagagccTGGAGCTGCCTTCCCCAGATGCTTCACGGTGGCCTCCTACCCATCCCGATCTGCCCCCACCTGTTCAGGAAGAGGCAAGGGCCCTGAGGAGTAAGCCTGTATCTGGGACTGGCTGCAACAAGGCAAGGAAACGCAGGTGTCCCCACTAGCCTGAGCCTGGCCATGGCACTGGTAGTGGAAGGCCTGCCTGCACCTTTGGTTGACGAGGAATTCCAAATAGTCTTATGCgctgggaagagaggcagaaggggaagctGGAGCCCACTTCATCAGATTAGAACACTCTTCCCCGAGGGAACTGGGCAACGGATGCAagcctcatcttcctctttgCTGTGGCCCTGCATGGTTGTTCGTACTTCCCACTCTGCTGGCCACATTAAACCCGCACACTCCATTGCCAGTTGGTATACCATGGAAAACTGGGAGGGGGAGTCGGAGCCCTGGCTTGCCTCACTTACTGGctgccctccccactctctgGGTCAGGGGCTACCATGGCACTGGGTCCTGGTCTCCCAGGGAAGTGGAATCTCTAAGGCTGACCCTGCTCACCCTGCCAGGACACTGCATGGGAAGAGCCAGGAGAGGCAGATGTCCACTGTGTCCTCGAGAAGGACCACATTAGGCTACTCATAACCACTCGGGCACAGTGTCTGGTAGAGTCCATGCAGCAGCAGCGACAGCAGCAGGACTGGCCAGCCTctgaggttgggaggagggggagggagaggggtctgAACATTAGAATCCTAAGCAgcaaggatggagggaaggagggaaagggggaggcggcGGGTCCGAAGAGGAGATGGcgggtttggggaggagggggagacatggacacaaCTTTCCATTACTCCCAAATCCTTACTAGCTAGAATGATTCAGTGATGTGCTGAGTAGTGTAATGCACTAAAGGTATTTAAAACAGACATTCGTGCTACCAGAGAGCATGATTCAAGACAGAAGAGGAAGGTAGTCTTTGTACCCAGGAGGGAGCACTTACATTCAAAAGAATTAAAAAGCCCTCCCCAGGGCTTCTGGCTTCCACCCATCGCTACATTTGTGagactggagacctgggttcttctcaaGAAGCAGACACCCAGGGCCTGGGGGTAGAGGGGTGTGAGGAGAGAGGTTTCAGAATATGTAAAGACTCCTTACTGAACAGGGAAGGCTTGCTAGAAAGTTCTGGGGACTGGGTTCCATGACTGAGATGAGCTAGTttacagtgtgactttgggaaaagagGATATTGAAAACTTTTTCTAAACAGAAGTAGCTGACATTCAGTGCCTCCTAGCAGATTCTAAATCAAACTTAAAAAaggtagaaaaaaaaattgctaaaaTGTTCAAACATAAAACTAGAGGGTGGAGACAGTTGACTAgcatacctatatatatatatgcatatatatatatattctttttttgaaaaatctTATACAAAAAAGCATAAAGTTTTATTTTCTTAGTCTCCTTTCCTGATTGCTGGAGATTCTTGTGTTTTCAAGTGCAGTCGCCCTAAATCGCACCCGGAGTACGTTTAGGCTGCAGATGAATGCCCTGTAAGGTGTACAGTTATTCACGGGAGTAAAGTCCAGTGCAGAAATAGTCCATTTGATGCGGGTTCAATTATCCATGGCAAGACAGctcaagtgggggagagaaaatggaggggagGTTAGGAAACAAAAAGAAACTTCAAGTCACTTTAGATCTCAGCTGCCTGAAGACATAGAATATCAGCCTCTTATTGGTCTGCGCACCTGAAAACCCTAGAAAGTCTGTCAAAGCCCACTCACCAAGGACAGAAGTGAGACTCTGGGCTACATCACTACCTTTCTCTCATATGCTCGGCTTTCCTCGCACACCTAGTGTAACACCCCTGCCCTGACACAGGCACACATATCTGcacgtgtgtgcacgtgtgtgtgtgtgtggtttgcgggggggaaggggcgggggagcagAGGTGCAGGCATGTCTCACCACGGCTAGGTACGTGGGCATGCGCACATGACCAATACGCAGCTCTGCCTGCCGAAGAGGTGCAGGATGTGATTCTGTGGGCACACGAGCATGCGGGCAttccacccgccctccctcccacatccgcatgtgcacacacccacacatacaacCATATGTACATATGAAAAAGCACTTGGTTTCCAGGGGCATTCTTAATGAGGTCCACAGTGTTTAGAACTTAAATTCCTTTTCTTGGTTTGGAACAGTGTTTCAGAgttctgttttttttgtttgttggttttgttttgtttcaaacCCAGAGCCAGTCTTAAAGCATGTTGGACTTCAAAAACATGAGTTTGTTCATGTCTTCTGGACTGAGCAGCCGTCTCCTTTTGATCAGGAGCACCTGCTCGCACATGTTCACACAATCGCTTCGGGCCCCCACAGCGGGCACCGCGAGGAGCCAGAAGGCCAGCTTCGCTAGTTTGGTGTGCTTCTGGGTGACACAGGACCAGTACTGAAAGAGGTCCGGGGTGGCCTGAAAGAGGGGCTCCTGCAGGTAATCATACACTTCACCTTTGCCCACCAGTTCatcctccagggcaggggcaCCCTCGCCTGCTGCCCGCGCCTTCTTGGCAGCGGGCTCGAACTCTGTCTCCTCGCCCCAGGACTCGCTCACCTCTGTGATGAGTTCGCAGACCTTGCCGATGATCTCCTCGTGCTGGTATGGCGGGACAGGGCGTAGCTTCTGCTGTGGGTCCAGGATCATGGCCACTTTGTGGGCAGAATGCACCTTGAAGTTCTCCTTCAGCGCTTCGAGGAAGAGGTGGCAGAGTTTGCTGACGGCGCCCGCGTCATTGGCCTTGGCCGTGAAGAGCTTCTCCAGCTTGACGTAGGTGGGCAACACGAGCTGCAGGGTGGGCCGGCTCTCGCTGCTCAGCTCTATCACGGCCTGCTTCACGGGGGCCAGGATGGCAGCCAGGTTGCTCAGCAGGTGCTTGTTTAGGTTCTGGATGAGGTTCAGCTTCTTGGCCCGGCTGTAGAACTCGCAGATCTGCTCGTAGCGCTCGTGGACCAGCAGGAGGGAGTCAGTCACTGAGTTCCAGCAGGGCGGTGGGGACGTCTCCTCCAGAGAGCCGAATGTCTCCTTGGACAGGCCTGTGGAGCCGGCCAGGTCCTCGCAGACATTCAGGAGCTCGATGACCTCGTGCATGTTGCGAGCCTGCAGCGTCCGCTTGTTCAGGACGCTCTGCACCACTGAGTTCAGGGCACAGGCCGAGCAGCGCAGGCACATGCCGGCcttggagaaggcagaggagctgACCCGACAGTCAGTCACATACACCGTCCTGATCTCGGACATTACAAACTCTGACAGCACGTTCTGCACCCAATGGTGGACGAAATCCCCGGTATCCCGTAAGTCCACCCCCTTGATACCCAGCACGTAGCTCTTGATGTGGTGGCCCTCAGCCTGGTAGGCCGTGAGGATGTAGCACGAATCCGGCCCAATGCTCTGTGAATGGCAGGTCACACCGATGCCAAGGCAGGCGTTGCTGCCCAATGCACAGGTGACTTTCACTTTCACCTGGTTGTACATCCGGGGCAGATGCTTCAGCGCCAGGGAGTTAAAGTTGCCCAGGATTTCGGGCACAGAGAAGGCCCCATAGCGGGCACCGCTGTCCACCAGGGTCTGGGCGAGCTTGATGAATTCCTTCCCGTTCACCACGCCCAGGGTTCCCAGATCGGCACACATCACCCGCAGGAGCCTCTCGGCGATGTTCTGCCGTTCCTTCTCGGGGATTGCACTGTTGGGTCCGGAGGCGCTGGCTGCCGCTGGAGGGTCAGGATGGGTGGGACAGAAAAGAACCATCATTCCAATGACGGGAGACTGCCACCCCGGGCCCTGGGTGGTTGGGCATGGGGTATCTCGGGGTTGGGCAGGGCCACCCCCGGGTCCCAAGACCCCATCTATCCCTCCCACATTCCGCCCCCAGGAGAGAGACCAGCTTGGGGGTTGAGGACCTCGACAGGAACCCAACACCACAATGGAAATTAGCGGGGTTTAGTGGGAAGaatgtggatctgggagtcaagacAGCTGGGGTCTTATCCCAGCCCACCACTTGCCTAATGGATGACTCtgtgcaagttgcttaacttctctgggcctcagtttatttctctgggcctcagtttcctcatctgtaccacAGGGAAGAAtatcattctccctcctgctgagatcATGAGTCCAGGTATGACAGGgactcccagggcttagcacattacttagcacatagtgtgtgccttacaataccacagttactattgacATCTATGCTGGGAGACCTATCGGCCACTGGATTGTTCCCCATGGTAGAAGAGCAAGCTTCAAACCCAGGGTACCATCCCCATGGATGGACATCCAAGTGCTCTGTGTATCCGAGGAGGCAGGAGACAGACGGGAGCAGAAAGCCCATCCGAGTGGGCCCAGGAATGCTGCCATCTTCCATGGCAAGAAGCAGGCAGCAGTGTGGGACTGTTGCCATGGTCTCACTCCTCCCTTTCGGCTCCACAGTCACGCAACCCAGACCAGGATGATCCCAGAATCCAGGCAAGGTGGTGCCGTCACCATTCCCAGGCACTGGGTGCCAAAGGTGGCCCCAGGAAGCTGCCCCTAGTCTGGCTGCCTTGTCCGGAGGAGGTCAAATGGGTGTCCAAAGTGGCTGGGACCTACTCAAAGAGACTGTGCCTCCCCCAGTTACGTGGTGAACTTTAGAGTGCTACAGGCGAAGTTGGTAGCTTTCTGCCATGCCCCTGCCTCTTTACTTAGTCTGGAAATGAGTGAAAAACAGGTTTTAAAGTCCTGTTTGGAGAgtcagtctctttctctctctttcactggaTCCCTGGCTAGGAAGAGTGCTCCCATTACAGCGATCAATCCACTctgaacacataataataataataatgatagtatttgtaaagaccttactatgtgtcagacactgtattaagcactagagtagatacaaggtaatcgggttggacacagtccctgtcccacatagggctcaaagtctcaatccccattttacagatgaggtacctgaagcacagagaagttaagtaacttgcccaaggtccgcagcaaacaagtggcagagctgggattagaacccaggtccttttaactctgaGACCCACTGCTTCACCTGCTACCAGTCCCAGGACTGTTGCCTGAGGCAAGCAAAGCCAACCTGGCATTTTCTAAGTCTCACTCACCACTGTCCCCACTCAACAGTGCCACCTCAAGATCTTTGGAACTGGGGCAAGTGTACCCTGAGACTTGGCTGGAGGAGCCTGCAGAATGCAGCACAGAATTGCTGGACAGGCCTGGCAGGGGAGGGCCAGTGTGGGGAAGAATGGGAGGTGTTACATACTATTGTTGGCACTGTTTCTTTGGGGCTGTGGCTTCCACTTCTCTTCCGCCACGGCTGGAGGTGACCTGGGTTGGTTGGAGGTGATGTTGTTCTCATTGTCGGCTGTTGAGGGAAAATGAACACCTGTTAATCCTGGATCCCCAGGAGTCTATCCTCTCCCAGCCACTAAAGGCAAGTCCTCTCCAGAAAATGAGCCACTTCCTAAATTCCTTGCACCTTGAAAGCCTGCCAAGACACtagtgtcacttctctgctggggcagagggaagtTTCCTGTCTCTGCAAAGAGAAGGTCATTCTGAGTTTTCTCCAGGAGGCGATCTTTCTCCATAAAAAGGCTGGCCCACCCAATGCTGGAGGCATTTGCTGCTTTTCCACCAGAACAGCCCCTCTCAGGCATCCCTGGCCCAAACCATCTCTTGTCCTCAGGCAGCTTCCCGCATTTATAAATGAGCTGAAACCAAGAAGGCTAACTCTGttggctctccctcctgcatttgTCTGCACTTTGGGATGGGTGGCTGTAGTGAAAGCTACTTACTGCCAACCACCTGCACTGAGACTGAACTGGGAGAAGGATTGACTCTCGTTAGCTAGCTTTGCAGTAGTTTTCCAGAATTTGCCAGTGTCTCAAGCTTTTTGAGTGCATCATGAGTGCATACACAGGGAACAGAGTGCATACACAGGAAATAGAGTTGGCTCTGGGTAATTCTATTAGCAGAGATGTACTGAATAATGGGACACCACCCCCTAAAACTGAGAGCACCCCCAATTTCCCCCACCCCATAACAGGGGTGTGCAGAGAGGCTTGGATGCTTTTCAACTGCATGAGAagttcttgtttttatttttgggCCAATCTAGGCCGCATGGGTTAAAAGGCTGCTTTGCCCTGGCTGGCAGGAAGAAAGATGTCAAAACCCTCCCGAAAAAACAAGGTTTTCGTCTTTTGAGGATCAGATCTGCAGCCGGGTCATCCCAGAGCATTGTCAGTCTACCTGTAGCTTCTGGCCCTAGCTGGGCTCTCATCTCTTTCTGGTTCCTAAAAAATAAACTGTGTGGGCTTGTATGttcacctcccttcccctgcatAGTCTCAACACACTCCATTCAGACGCTGTATGGAGCCTAATCTACCaacaatgttgtattgtactctcccaagtgcttagtacagtgctccacacacagtaaacactctataaataccactgaattactGACTAATCAGCACCTTAGACACAGGTGAGACCTAACCAActcttactgatgatgatgatgaggaggaagaaaatgccaAAGATGattcttctcccctgcccctcaaatcaatcgatggtatttcttcagtgcttactagttgCAGTGCACcatgttaagcatttgggagagtatagtagagtaagtggacataatccctgctcttaaggaattTCCAATCTAGTTAGGAATTCAGCCAAATGCAGTCCAGTAACAGGGACACCACAACAGGAATGATTGCCAGCAAATGAAAGTAAAACCAAATATCTTAGAATCAGCTGGCTATCCACTTCGGGAATGGTCATTGCTAAGCATCCTTTTTCCATCTCAACTTAACCCTCTTTACACTCCAGGTTATGCtcctttcactccactgagactgttcTTTTCAAGGTCCCCAATGacttcctttttgccaaatctacCAGATTTGACTATTTTTGATACTGTACATGACCTCCTTCTCCGGGGAGCCCCTTCTATAACCTTGCTTTTACAAACATAGTCCTGTCCAGGTTCCACTCACTTCCCTGGCTGCCCCTCCTCGATGTTGTTTgccagctcctcctctacctcccaaactcctggatGTGGCTGGACCTTCTGGCTCTGTCCTGGATGCACTTCTTTTCTCATTTTAgactcactctcttggggagaTCATCAACTTCCACAGATTCAACCGCTACTTTTACgcagatgactctcaaatctgccCTGCCATCCATGACCTCTCTCCACTGCAAAATcacacttccttctccctcctctactgtactgtacatgAGGTCATGTACAGTATCAAAAATAGTCAAATCtggtagatttggcaagaaggaagtcattggggACCCTGGAAAgaacagtctcagtggagtgaaaggaGCATAACCTGGAGTGTAAAGAGGGTTAAGTTGAGATGGAAAAAGGATGCTTAGCAATGACCATTCCGGAAGTGGATATCCAGCTGATTATAAGATTTTTGGTTTTACTTTCATTTGCTGGCAGACTTTCCTGTTGTGGTGTCCCTGTTACTGATAGCTCTAAATGGATGTTCcgctggcacctcaagctcaccTTGTCCCACaatgaactcctcattttccttccccagttctctcccacccaactttcccattacagttgaaaacaccaccatcctccccatctctcaaacaCGTAATCTTGGATTTATCCTTAATTGTAAATTCCATGTGCAACCGGAACTATGCCCTAGTTTTTAACATAGATCTAGGAAACATTaccaatgttatcattattattaattatcatcatcatctttcaacccccatattcagtctgttagtTCTTGCTCCTCAACatttcctctaaagccaactaGCTCCCTTTCTAATCCAGACATTTGCCATATCCTGGCTTTGgcaattgcatcagcctccttgttcccttctctcccctgtccaATCTATGTCATCATGCTGCCTGGATAAttcttctaaaatgtcattctgtgcATGTCTCCTCATTTCTTGAAATTCTCTTctggttgcccaaccatctccacatcaaggaaAAAATCCACAACATCagttttaaagctctcaatcagcacTTTCccgcttttttcttctctttctttaccCATTTCACCTCAGCTTGCACGCTTCTTTTCTCTTAAGCTAACCTACTCCCTGAGCCTTATTCTTTTCTCTGTCAGTATCAACTTCTTGCTCACATATTGTCTCCTACCTggagctctctcctccttcacatccgacaggccactgctctccccactgtcagagcccttctgaaatccatcTCCTCGAGGAGACTTTCTCTATTTAATCACTCATTTCTGCACCCCTACATACACCTTAGCTGCCCTTTCAGAACACCCACCCCACCGAAGAAGCTTTTGATACAGTCTTGTGCTGTAaccatccatcaatagtatttattgagctcttactgtgtgcagaacactgtactaagcacttgggagaatacaatataaatgcgttggtagacacattccctacccaatcccagctcggccacttgtcagctgtgtgacttcgggcaaatcactttacttctcggtgcctcagttacctcatctgtaaaatggggattaagactgtgagccccatgtgggacaacctgattcccttgtgtctaccccagcgcttagaacagtgcttggcacatagtaagcgcttaacaaataccaacattattattattataatgagctcacagtctatatgcatatatttatactcTTGCTTCCTTCTATAAGCAATGTGTTTTAATGTCTATGTTCCCCTACTAGTTTCTGTCTTgatgacagggatcatgtttactaacactactgtactcccccaagtgattactacagtgctctgtacacactaggtgctcagtacagacaAATAACCGATCCCCTGAATGGCTTCTCAGCAACCGGAAGCAAGCAGTTTTGAAGGTTGAATGATGTGGCTGTCCAGGCTGATGAAAACTATGATCCAGACTAGCCAAACTGATCACGACCTAAGGATACACGTGGCCTATTTGATTCAGAAATTTCAGGTGAATCCATCCTTTTTCTGTCCTGAGCTAACGGGCCACACATCAGGCTAAaggattcatttcatttcatttcatttcatttcatttcatttcatttcatttcagggcttgaatgaatggatgtgcttTTAGGTGACTGAGCCCTTGCTCATCCCTCACCCACAACGATCTGGCCAACTATTTCATgatgaaaattaacaccatcaggtctgatctcccccaaatcacccatccctcttctccattcccctgttctcaaccctctcccctacttattcatccttcccagcagtatcttcaaaggagatctcctccctcctcgcaagtgccacccccaaCACCTGtgtttcggaccccattcccactcatcttttaaaaactattgccccttccctcctccccgccttaacttccatctttaaccactcactcttcaacggcttcttcccatctgccttcaaacatgcaatgtctcccccatcctaaaacaaccctctcttgaccacacttcccctttcagttatcatcctatttccctcctacccttcctttccaaactcctagaacaagtcgtcccTCACTGCcgtgaattcctcaactccaactccctcctggaccccctctagtctggcttctgtcccctccactccactgaaactgccctctcaaaggtcaccaatgacctccttgccaaatccaatgactcctcctttatcctaatcctcctcgaactctcagctgcctttgacactgtcgaccagccctttctcctccacactttatccaaccttggcttcatggactccgtcctctgccggctctcctcttatctctctggacattcattctcggtctccttcacggactcctcctatccctctcatTCCCTAACTGTAGGATTTCCtcaaagggtcagttcttggtccccttttgttctccatctaggCTCACTCCCATGGTGAATTCACTCGCTCCCATGGGTTCAAACTGTcatcctctatgcagatgacacccaaatctaatcttctcttcccagttctctctccgtctctccaggctcgtatctcctcctgtcttcaggacatctcccacctggatgtccgcctgccacctaaaactcaacatgtccaagactgagctccttatcttccctcccaactctgtcctctccctgacttcccatccactgtggacggcactaccatccttcccatctcacagacctGGCAACCTTGGTGTCAATCCTTGATCTGCTCTCTCTACACCCACACATCCAGTCGTACCAAAAACTCTGCAGGGTCTCAACTTCACCaacatggccaagatccgccctttcctctccatccaaactgctgctttgctggtacaagctctcataatatcccatctggattattgcatcagcatcctctgtgatctcccagtctcctgtctctccccgctccagtcaacagaaacactctgggcatgtcactcccctcctcaaaaacctccagtgtttgcctatcaatctttgcatgcaacaaaaactcctcactcttggattcaaagctctccatcacctggccccctcctacctcacctccctgctctccttctacagcccaccccatacactctgctcctctgctgctaacctcctcactgtgactcattcttgcctgtcccgctgtcgacccctggcctacgtcctaccattgacctggaatgccctccttaaTCACAACcaccaaacaaactctcttcccccccctcaaaaccctactcagagctctcctcctccaggaggctttccgagacttagccctccctttccttctgcccatcctcccctccccactgcccctaccccctccctctgctctatgtaCAGATGCAaatatgtgcatatttgtacgtgttatttattaatgatttatTAATAAATCTacgtattttattaatgatgtgtatatatctttgattctatttatcttgatggtattgatgcctgactacttgttttattttgttgtctgttctccccattatagactgtgagcccgttgttggggcagggattttctttatctcttgccgaattgtacattccaagaggttagtacagtgttctgcacacagtaagcactcaataaatacaattaaataaatgaaagaagcaAGGAGGGGTATCTTGAAGAAATTCCTCTGTATCTGATGGGAACTTCTTTATATCTCCTGTCACACCAACTACCCGCTAATCTACTTTTTGGGCTCTGCAGGTCACGCGGTA
The Ornithorhynchus anatinus isolate Pmale09 chromosome 4, mOrnAna1.pri.v4, whole genome shotgun sequence genome window above contains:
- the ZNF618 gene encoding zinc finger protein 618 isoform X5, whose protein sequence is MTEVKVKTEIPDDYIQEVIWQDEPKDAKKSVKDGSGDVPAEICVVIGGVRNQQTLGSYECGICGKKYKYYNCFQTHVRAHRDTEAASGEGASQGNNFRYTCDICGKKYKYYSCFQEHRDLHAVDVFSVEGAPENRTDPFEQSASATAAEEVKEEPPEPFQKIGPKTGNYTCEFCGKQYKYYTPYQEHVALHAPITESAFSKRVEGKAQNNFEETNSSSQNSSEAASPLISNPFPLLQKPYTCGACGIQFQFYNNLLEHMQSHAADNENNITSNQPRSPPAVAEEKWKPQPQRNSANNTAASASGPNSAIPEKERQNIAERLLRVMCADLGTLGVVNGKEFIKLAQTLVDSGARYGAFSVPEILGNFNSLALKHLPRMYNQVKVKVTCALGSNACLGIGVTCHSQSIGPDSCYILTAYQAEGHHIKSYVLGIKGVDLRDTGDFVHHWVQNVLSEFVMSEIRTVYVTDCRVSSSAFSKAGMCLRCSACALNSVVQSVLNKRTLQARNMHEVIELLNVCEDLAGSTGLSKETFGSLEETSPPPCWNSVTDSLLLVHERYEQICEFYSRAKKLNLIQNLNKHLLSNLAAILAPVKQAVIELSSESRPTLQLVLPTYVKLEKLFTAKANDAGAVSKLCHLFLEALKENFKVHSAHKVAMILDPQQKLRPVPPYQHEEIIGKVCELITEVSESWGEETEFEPAAKKARAAGEGAPALEDELVGKGEVYDYLQEPLFQATPDLFQYWSCVTQKHTKLAKLAFWLLAVPAVGARSDCVNMCEQVLLIKRRRLLSPEDMNKLMFLKSNML
- the ZNF618 gene encoding zinc finger protein 618 isoform X8, translating into MTEVKVKTEIPDDYIQEVIWQDEPKDAKKSVKDGSGDVPAEICVVIGGVRNQQTLGSYECGICGKKYKYYNCFQTHVRAHRDTEAASGEGASQGNNFRYTCDICGKKYKYYSCFQEHRDLHAVDVFSVEGAPENRTDPFEQSASATAAEEVKEEPPEPFQKIGPKTGNYTCEFCGKQYKYYTPYQEHVALHAPIKSAFSKRVEGKAQNNFEETNSSSQNSSEAASPLISNPFPLLQKPYTCGACGIQFQFYNNLLEHMQSHAADNENNITSNQPRSPPAVAEEKWKPQPQRNSANNTAASASGPNSAIPEKERQNIAERLLRVMCADLGTLGVVNGKEFIKLAQTLVDSGARYGAFSVPEILGNFNSLALKHLPRMYNQVKVKVTCALGSNACLGIGVTCHSQSIGPDSCYILTAYQAEGHHIKSYVLGIKGVDLRDTGDFVHHWVQNVLSEFVMSEIRTVYVTDCRVSSSAFSKAGMCLRCSACALNSVVQSVLNKRTLQARNMHEVIELLNVCEDLAGSTGLSKETFGSLEETSPPPCWNSVTDSLLLVHERYEQICEFYSRAKKLNLIQNLNKHLLSNLAAILAPVKQAVIELSSESRPTLQLVLPTYVKLEKLFTAKANDAGAVSKLCHLFLEALKENFKVHSAHKVAMILDPQQKLRPVPPYQHEEIIGKVCELITEVSESWGEETEFEPAAKKARAAGEGAPALEDELVGKGEVYDYLQEPLFQATPDLFQYWSCVTQKHTKLAKLAFWLLAVPAVGARSDCVNMCEQVLLIKRRRLLSPEDMNKLMFLKSNML